The sequence attgtttaagGACTTTTCACTATATTAATCTTTGCAAGTGAGAACTAGAGCATTTCCTGCATGGTCTGTGGAAGAAAAATGTTTGGTGGCTGCAACCTGAAGGATAAAGTGTTAGTAGAACATTAAACACTCatgtatgtaatttattatgcAATTCAAGTGACGATGAATTTGATTCTTAATCATGTACAAAGGTCAGGCAGAAACTCATTTTATTTGGAACCCTTTGTTTGAGGGGTTGCAATCTTTCCTTCTTAAAACCTCCATGATTGCACACAAAAGAGAGCACCAATCATGCAATCCCTTGTCTCCTTTCTTGTATctgattttgtttgtttccttGCGTCCTTGCAGGTTAACAAATATGCAGATCCCAGGGATGCTTGTTCTGCCATTGCTGGAGAAGCTTACAATTTATGGTTAGAGCATGAAAATCGAACGGATGATATAACAATCATCATTGTACGCATTAAAGACTTGAGTAATGTATAAATTATCGGGCTTCTTACTTTAGCAGCTCACAGATTTTCTGATTCTTTAATCATCTAGAAAGTAGCAGTAATCTTTTGATTTCAGAGATGTATACTCTCATTAGTCCAACTCCAAGATGTTATGGTTGCTATGGTTTGGTTTACTTCGTCTGATGCTTGAAGGACGTTTCTTTATTTCGCATAATCTCCCATATCAGGTTCAATGAAGCAGCAGTTTATGTCTGCATATTTTTCCATCGGCTTGCTATTTTCCATGGATCTGGTAAATTAGCAAATCCAAGTATATTATGTTAACACATCATTCTGCACCCAATCTCGTGAAGATCACTTCTTGCTGGATAGAGTGATCGACAGGATTTTGTGGGCCGATTGCACGGCCGAATGAgtagaaagaaatgaagatttctccaatgaaaatttgaatttgggtaTGTTAGGCAGCCAGCTTAAACACGAGTCTGTTTCCAGATCTCTGCATTTGCATTTATTTCCAGGTTAATTAGCAtgagatttattataattataaatactcctaattatttaaaaaattataaatatcctctCAAATATCgatcatataacaaatattcctACAATGAGCTGTCAGAAAAGGAGTATTTTTCAGTCAGTCGTTAATTAAGGtgctatttatattttttcaaataacacgATACATTtgtattaataacaaattttaaaaacagcCCATTGAAAAGACTGTCTTGGTGTCTGCCCACCGCCTTCTTCAAATGCCTGTTCTGCTGTGGATGGCCTTCCCTGTTATTCAGCTTGGCCTCTCCTTTTCAGTCTTCACATGCAAACCCTTAAGCTAAAAGAATTTACTGTGAATAAAAGATGatatcatcattttcattttttattagggTAAAGTAGATATGCACTCtctaaatttgttttaattagaaatatattattgctagattaaaaaatatattaatccaCTTGAAGTGTGTAAAAATCTTACTATGCCTCCATGAGGAGTGCATCAATACAAAACTacactcaaattttttgataaagaacgaatgaaaaaaacaaagaccaAAACAACCCCTAActgaaatatcaaaatttgacACCCAAATATAGACATTGTACTCTCCCAAATAAACCTTCACTCTTGTAATTTCTCATCAGTTCACTCTTGTTCAAGCGACCATCCTCGGTTGTCGCCATTTCCAGCCCATGTGCAAGGCTTCTCTCCATCAATTAATCGTCgttttttgtagtttatttttgtctatttttctctatatCAGTTCAATCTAgtctttcttgttttattgGCCGATCATCATATAGGACACAACAATCATCAATCATAAGATTATCAAATGAAATTACACGTAAAACACAACAAACCTTATGCGAAGGTTTAATTGGATGAACTTTGCAAGTTTCaccttttcatttcttcccccatctaaaaggaaaaaacagtgttttctttcttaccTTGGTTTTGGTCTTGCAAGTTGTAACCAAGCCAGTAAGAAGCAAAACTGCAGGGCAAAAACAGTCGGCACATGGGATAGTACCTAAGGATGCAACCCATGCGAGCATCAAAGATAAAACCAAACCTAACCGCCTGATTTCTGtcctattatatataactactGCCCCACTTTTTGTAAACAATTTTGTATTCGGATAAGTACCAAACTTATGTAAGACAGGTTTcccatttcaagaaatttacaacacattaTTGCATATATCTTACAAGCAATCCAAGAAACAGGGCAAATTGGCTGCCTTGATGGAGGCAAAACAAGCAAATTTGAGCATTCTGATGTTTCCATGGATAGGCCATGGACATGTATTCCCCTATCTTGAACTAGCCAAGAATCTGTCAACCCACAACTTcgacatatttttttgttccaCAGCAGTCAATCTTAGTTCTGTCAATGATGTTCTTGCAAACACCTCGTCCTCTGTTTCAATCCAACTGGTGGAACTCCATCTACCTTCAGCGCCTGAGCTGCCTCCATGCTATCACACGACCAAGAATGCGCCGCCCCATCTCCTGCCTAAACTGCATGAAGCCTTTCAGATGTCGAACTCAAGTTTCTCCGACATCATTACTTCTCTGAACCCCGACATGCTTATATACGATGGTTTTCAACCGTGGGCTGCCAAGATTNNNNNNNNNNCAGGAGCCGTACCGTATTCGTTTTACTTCCATTCCTTCATTTCTGCAACTTCGGCTTTCCCTTATGAGGAGATTTATCTTCGAGATTATGAAAGAAAGGCTTACGAAACCATGGTTTTTTCTGATCTAGGAGTCAAAAAGAATGATCTTGATTCGGCAATTGGGCACTTCACGCTGTCTTGTGACGTTGTTTTAGTGAAAACCTGCAGGGCAATTGAAGGGAAGTACATGGACTACTTATCAGTCTTGTGCAAGAAAAAGCTGGTTCCTGTTGGTCCACTCGTTACACATTCTAACAGTGAAGAAGGAAAGCATGCAGAGATCGTGGAATGGTTAAGTCAGAAAAATAAGTTCTCAACTGTTTTCATTTCCTTTGGAAGTGAAAACTACTTATCTAAGGATCAGATGGTAGAGATAGCAAAAGGGTTGGAGGCTAGTGATGTTAACTTTATATGGGTTGTCAGATTTCCTCCTGGAGAAAGAGTCAGCATAGAAGAAGTGGTGCCTAAGGGATTTCTTGATAGGGTGCAAGACAGAGGGATGATTTTGCAGGGATGGGCTCCGCAGACTCAAATTTTAGCACATCCAAGTACCGGGGCTTTTTTAAGTCATTGTGGCATGAGTTCCATAATTGAAAGCATTTATTTTGGTGTACCAGTTATAGCCATGCCTTTGAAACTTGATCAGCCCTTCAATGCTAGGCTAGTGGTGGAGGCTGGTGTTGGGATTGAGGTCAAAAGAGATGAAAATGGAGGATTTGGTGGAGCCGATGTTGCAGACGCGATAAATAAGGTCATTGTGAAGGAGACTGGGGAAGATATTAGGCTTAAAGCTGCAGAATTGAGTGAGaagatgaaaaatgaagaagaagatgcaATAAATGAAGCAGCAGATCAGCTGCGTCGGGTTTGTATGGAGCATAAGCAGCAGAAGTGATAATACACTGCTTTCTCAGGCTATGGAAGTCAAAATCAGTTTAACTTTGATTTCTTGTCCTGAAATCACCCAAAAGATGATGCTGAGTGCTGGATTTGGAGAAGGAGATAACTGGTAAGTTTCGTTGCACGAAATAAAATAACTCGCCAAGATTTTTCCGCAGGAGTTTGTAATAATGAACCAAATGTTTCAGCATCTATATAGAATCCTGTTCTTAGTACGGAACCAAGCAAATGAACAAAAACAGATGAAGCCTCTCTAGAGCAAGTTACAGGTTATCAATCCACTCCACTCTTGTACTTTTACCTGTATAAAACTCATGTACACATTGCAATCAATATCAATCAAGAAACCTACATTCTCTCAAAAAATGGTCCACTTATCAAATAACAATGGAAATTCTGTATCAATCAATGATCTATAAATCCATATATAGTATCtataatgttaatatttcGTCCCGTATCTTGTCAATTGAACTATCTCCATCACTTGCAAGAATTATTGTGGCTGTGAATGTCAACAGCTGCTGTTCATTAACACATATTCTTGCCTCCAAAACCTCAGCCCGATGCTTTTCAAACACCCTCACAATCTCCGGCACTAAACCACGTCTAAAGGGAAGTTGAACGGCAAGGAATGTAGCACCATTCGAGACTGCAACTTTCACAGAGGTGTTCTCATCTGTACATTTGAATAAACCAGGTTTTGCCACTGTCGGCTCTTTGCACCGGGATTTCTTTAGACCCTCCAATCTCGCAGTCTCTTGTTTGAGGTACTTTATGTAGTTCACGGTGTCCCCTATAATCTTCTCTTTTGGGGGCTGCAACATTGCAATACAAATACAAAGTTAGGGTAGCCTACTAACTTCAAAGATTAACAAGATACGAAATGGGATTGATTCAATTCTGTTGAGATTTACATGTAACCATGCCCTGGAAGTAAATTTTtcatacagaaaaatataactcTGACAGTGCAAGAACGTGTATACACAAGAACACATTGAAACAAACAAATCTGAACGAGATGGGAAGCAAAAAAGTGAATTGATACATAACACAAGAAACATAATAGAGATGCA comes from Sesamum indicum cultivar Zhongzhi No. 13 linkage group LG10, S_indicum_v1.0, whole genome shotgun sequence and encodes:
- the LOC105171426 gene encoding transcription factor bHLH25-like, which codes for MSERGKGECGEQETEEEEIRRLLLGIMEGYNDNVIPSLSYFSPFPGISIAEKGSSSRKREKDEISWVQSLIKERKRREQMSEKFSLLQSLVPTLVKTFKPPKEKIIGDTVNYIKYLKQETARLEGLKKSRCKEPTVAKPGLFKCTDENTSVKVAVSNGATFLAVQLPFRRGLVPEIVRVFEKHRAEVLEARICVNEQQLLTFTATIILASDGDSSIDKIRDEILTL
- the LOC105171425 gene encoding beta-D-glucosyl crocetin beta-1,6-glucosyltransferase-like (The sequence of the model RefSeq protein was modified relative to this genomic sequence to represent the inferred CDS: added 40 bases not found in genome assembly), which gives rise to MEAKQANLSILMFPWIGHGHVFPYLELAKNLSTHNFDIFFCSTAVNLSSVNDVLANTSSSVSIQLVELHLPSAPELPPCYHTTKNAPPHLLPKLHEAFQMSNSSFSDIITSLNPDMLIYDGFQPWAAKIASSLGIPAVHFATAGAVPYSFYFHSFISATSAFPYEEIYLRDYERKAYETMVFSDLGVKKNDLDSAIGHFTLSCDVVLVKTCRAIEGKYMDYLSVLCKKKLVPVGPLVTHSNSEEGKHAEIVEWLSQKNKFSTVFISFGSENYLSKDQMVEIAKGLEASDVNFIWVVRFPPGERVSIEEVVPKGFLDRVQDRGMILQGWAPQTQILAHPSTGAFLSHCGMSSIIESIYFGVPVIAMPLKLDQPFNARLVVEAGVGIEVKRDENGGFGGADVADAINKVIVKETGEDIRLKAAELSEKMKNEEEDAINEAADQLRRVCMEHKQQK